A genomic window from Anthocerotibacter panamensis C109 includes:
- a CDS encoding FtsW/RodA/SpoVE family cell cycle protein gives MSSWAPEAKVLQVLVLVWLVFGLIVLYSASLPEGLKEYQNPLHFFVLQAVWAALGVVLFVGVARTPLVVWWRWSPYLFGTVFLAVLATQWVGRELNGADRWLALGPVSLQPSEFAKPLLVLQAVWVLDRWSGLKRWEQAFWALALVSLVGAVFAQPSLSMSLLMAIVLWFLAFAGGFPLSWLGGSVVLAVAGIAYKILSTTYQAKRLNSFLDPFASAQGSGYQVVQSLIAIGSGNLWGTGYGMSAQKVSFLPYPYSDFIFAVYTEEFGLAGVIAFLLFLVVFALVGLRVSLRFSAPRSVRLLALGTTLMLVIQSLLHLGVVAGCLPPTGMPLPLVSYGGSGIWAALITCGLLVRAAREAGLVQLDVVSTGRKVQLRRRTPPPLAGGRSE, from the coding sequence TTGAGCAGTTGGGCTCCCGAGGCTAAGGTCCTTCAGGTCTTGGTTCTGGTCTGGCTGGTCTTTGGCCTGATTGTCCTCTACTCCGCTTCACTGCCTGAGGGACTCAAGGAGTACCAAAATCCGCTCCACTTTTTCGTACTCCAGGCCGTTTGGGCGGCGCTGGGGGTCGTACTTTTTGTGGGGGTGGCGCGGACGCCTTTGGTCGTTTGGTGGCGCTGGAGCCCCTATTTATTTGGCACGGTCTTCCTGGCGGTGCTGGCTACACAATGGGTGGGCAGGGAACTCAATGGGGCTGACCGTTGGCTCGCTCTGGGGCCGGTGAGCCTGCAACCCTCGGAATTCGCCAAGCCCCTTTTGGTTCTGCAAGCTGTCTGGGTCCTGGACCGCTGGAGTGGACTCAAGCGCTGGGAGCAAGCTTTTTGGGCGCTGGCACTGGTCTCGTTGGTGGGGGCAGTATTTGCCCAGCCCAGTTTGAGTATGTCCCTTTTGATGGCTATTGTCCTGTGGTTCCTGGCGTTTGCTGGGGGGTTTCCTCTGTCTTGGCTGGGGGGGAGTGTGGTGCTGGCTGTCGCGGGCATCGCCTATAAAATCCTATCTACTACCTATCAGGCCAAGCGGCTCAATTCGTTTTTGGACCCTTTTGCCTCAGCGCAGGGCTCGGGCTATCAGGTGGTTCAGAGCCTTATTGCCATTGGTTCTGGAAACCTTTGGGGGACAGGCTACGGTATGTCGGCCCAAAAGGTGAGTTTTTTGCCCTATCCCTACTCGGACTTTATCTTTGCGGTCTACACCGAGGAATTTGGGCTGGCGGGGGTGATTGCTTTTCTGCTCTTCCTCGTGGTTTTCGCCTTAGTCGGGCTGCGCGTGAGTTTGCGCTTCTCTGCCCCCCGCTCGGTCCGGCTCTTGGCCCTGGGCACGACGTTGATGCTGGTGATCCAAAGCTTGCTCCATTTAGGCGTAGTGGCGGGGTGTCTGCCTCCGACTGGGATGCCCTTGCCCTTGGTCAGCTACGGGGGCAGCGGTATCTGGGCGGCCCTCATCACCTGCGGACTGTTGGTCCGGGCGGCGCGCGAGGCCGGTCTGGTCCAATTGGATGTCGTCTCTACTGGACGTAAAGTCCAACTGCGCCGCCGCACCCCGCCGCCGCTAGCCGGGGGCAGGTCCGAATGA
- a CDS encoding GNAT family N-acetyltransferase, giving the protein MSFWKRLFPGTEAAQDASREKLNSRIVFSTDRNVDVYELEELCDAVGWSRRPLRKVRKAIECSFCVVSMYEEYAEQRRLVGFARATSDHAFNATIWDVVVHPDCQGRGLGKALMEKIVSELRQADISNITLFADPHVVDFYHRLGFMSDPEGIKGMFWYPD; this is encoded by the coding sequence ATGAGTTTCTGGAAGCGGCTTTTCCCCGGCACAGAAGCAGCTCAGGACGCATCGCGCGAAAAGCTCAACAGTCGGATCGTCTTCAGCACTGACCGCAACGTAGACGTGTACGAGTTAGAAGAGCTGTGTGATGCTGTGGGTTGGTCGCGTCGTCCCCTGCGTAAAGTCCGCAAAGCCATCGAGTGTAGCTTTTGTGTCGTCTCGATGTACGAAGAGTACGCGGAGCAACGCCGTTTGGTGGGCTTTGCTCGCGCCACATCAGACCATGCTTTTAACGCCACAATTTGGGACGTGGTCGTACACCCGGATTGTCAGGGGCGGGGCTTGGGTAAAGCGCTTATGGAAAAGATCGTCAGTGAACTGCGTCAGGCCGACATCAGCAATATCACCCTCTTTGCTGACCCCCATGTCGTAGATTTCTATCACCGGTTAGGCTTTATGTCCGACCCAGAGGGCATCAAAGGCATGTTCTGGTACCCGGATTAA
- a CDS encoding DNA double-strand break repair nuclease NurA, with protein sequence MMLDFLKLNQQMKGVGNQLQAESKAMRQRLARAQHLLADLADRQDLVMQSLAQTRSKATFLIAEPAEELRLEGHWGRPVPAIAPRHCVLATDGSQIKPSHHEIAYCFLINIGRVVLSYGTAERARLDSIPEIFYKEEDLYGPQHLGLNIEEWLAVQRSRSEVRMLAELTQQESPLPTVALVDGSLVYWQFEEVPQLYQPQLLDPLLDSWEYMAQRRIPVAGYISASRASEGVNLLRLLACPHALADCEQHCPALKPRATPCGQGLTPLTDAQLWQTLLQPGERSALWRSTSRILDLYGPHRVYFCYLHVGPEVARIEFPEWVATDQELLERVLGCALNQVEKGHGYPVALAEAHNQAVVRSADRAQFFRLLEQQMVKAGLSRVQVSHKEARKRGSIA encoded by the coding sequence ATGATGCTGGACTTCCTCAAGCTCAACCAACAAATGAAAGGGGTGGGCAATCAGCTCCAGGCGGAGAGCAAAGCCATGCGCCAACGCCTCGCCCGCGCCCAACACCTGCTTGCAGACCTCGCCGACCGCCAAGACCTCGTGATGCAGAGCTTGGCCCAGACGCGCAGCAAAGCTACGTTTCTTATTGCAGAACCAGCGGAAGAATTGCGCCTAGAGGGGCATTGGGGCCGTCCGGTCCCGGCGATTGCCCCCCGACACTGCGTACTCGCCACGGACGGCTCACAAATCAAGCCCAGCCATCATGAGATTGCCTACTGTTTCTTGATTAATATAGGCCGGGTTGTGCTCAGTTATGGGACCGCAGAACGAGCCCGACTCGATAGCATCCCGGAGATTTTTTATAAGGAAGAAGACCTCTATGGCCCCCAACACCTCGGGCTCAATATCGAAGAGTGGCTAGCGGTCCAGCGCTCGCGGTCCGAAGTCCGTATGCTGGCGGAACTAACCCAGCAGGAATCACCCCTGCCGACGGTGGCTTTGGTGGATGGCTCCTTAGTCTACTGGCAGTTTGAAGAAGTCCCTCAACTCTATCAACCGCAACTACTCGATCCCCTGCTCGACAGTTGGGAGTACATGGCGCAACGGCGCATCCCGGTGGCGGGCTATATCAGCGCTTCTAGGGCGAGCGAAGGGGTCAATCTCCTGCGGTTGCTGGCTTGTCCTCATGCTCTAGCCGATTGCGAACAGCATTGCCCCGCCCTCAAACCCCGTGCTACTCCCTGTGGGCAGGGGTTGACGCCCCTCACCGACGCGCAACTCTGGCAGACGCTTCTCCAACCGGGGGAGCGCAGTGCCCTATGGCGCAGCACGTCGCGTATTCTTGACCTCTATGGCCCGCACCGCGTGTACTTTTGTTATCTGCATGTCGGCCCAGAAGTAGCCCGCATTGAGTTCCCGGAGTGGGTGGCGACAGACCAGGAGTTGCTTGAGCGGGTCTTAGGCTGTGCGCTCAATCAGGTCGAGAAGGGGCACGGCTATCCGGTAGCTTTGGCAGAGGCGCACAACCAAGCTGTGGTGCGCTCAGCGGACCGGGCTCAATTTTTTAGGCTGTTGGAGCAGCAGATGGTGAAGGCGGGGCTTTCGCGGGTGCAGGTCTCCCATAAAGAGGCCCGTAAGCGCGGGTCGATAGCCTGA
- a CDS encoding S9 family peptidase — protein MSQAPYGSWKSPITADLIVTQAIGLGEVALDGPTLYWSELRPTEGGRNVLVQHDGQTTDLLLPPYNVRTRVHEYGGGSFLAVAGTIYFVNFTDQRLYRLGAGQEPEPLTPSQAMRYADAVWDAPRARLLCVREDHTIAGPEPVNTLVALDLQSENEGIVLVSGSDFYSSPRVSPDGTRLCWLAWNHPDMPWDGAQLWTGVFQADGALGEIVRVTGGVGESAFQPEWSPSGVLHFVSDRSGWWNLYRHVAGVVEPICPMAAEFGRPQWVFGLSTYGFAAADRIICSYTQAGVWTLASLDTQTGVLTPIATPYTDFSALKVDAQRAAFLAASPTTTTVLVQYDLTSGALEILRSASSVTLDPAYLSLPQPLEFPTTQQRTAYAFYYPPYNRDYTPLSDERPPLLVLSHGGPTSATQGTLNLKIQFWTSRGFAVVDVNYGGSTGYGRAYRERLAGQWGVVDVDDCLHAAQYLVEQGWADPKRAAIRGGSAGGYTTLSALTFRDFFRAGASYYGVSDLEALAQDTHKFESRYLDRLIGPYPASKERYRARSPVHFCAALNCPVIFFQGLEDKVVPPNQAEVMVAALSAKGVPVAYVPFAAEQHGFRQASNIKRSLEAELYFYSQVFHFPLTEPVEPVLIMNL, from the coding sequence ATGTCCCAAGCCCCCTATGGTTCCTGGAAGTCCCCAATTACGGCAGACCTCATCGTGACCCAGGCGATTGGCTTGGGGGAGGTCGCCCTCGACGGACCGACGCTCTATTGGAGTGAACTACGCCCCACAGAAGGGGGCCGCAATGTCTTAGTCCAGCACGACGGGCAGACTACCGACCTCCTCCTTCCGCCCTACAACGTCCGCACCCGCGTCCATGAGTATGGTGGCGGTTCATTCCTGGCAGTGGCGGGCACGATCTATTTTGTAAACTTTACAGACCAGCGGCTCTATCGGCTGGGGGCGGGACAGGAACCTGAGCCCCTGACACCTAGCCAAGCTATGCGCTATGCCGATGCCGTTTGGGATGCACCCCGAGCGCGGCTCCTCTGTGTCCGCGAAGACCACACTATTGCTGGACCTGAGCCGGTCAACACGCTGGTCGCCTTGGACCTGCAAAGCGAGAACGAGGGGATAGTCTTGGTCTCAGGCAGCGACTTCTACAGTTCACCTCGGGTCAGCCCCGATGGTACGCGTCTGTGCTGGTTGGCCTGGAACCACCCGGATATGCCCTGGGATGGTGCTCAACTATGGACAGGAGTTTTTCAAGCCGATGGCGCACTAGGGGAGATTGTCCGGGTCACTGGCGGAGTAGGAGAATCGGCCTTTCAGCCAGAATGGTCTCCTAGCGGGGTCTTGCACTTTGTCAGTGACCGCAGTGGCTGGTGGAATCTCTATCGCCACGTAGCTGGAGTGGTTGAGCCCATCTGTCCCATGGCGGCGGAATTTGGACGGCCTCAGTGGGTTTTTGGGCTATCCACCTATGGCTTCGCCGCTGCCGACCGGATCATTTGCTCCTATACCCAGGCTGGCGTCTGGACGCTTGCTTCTCTCGATACCCAGACTGGAGTGCTAACCCCTATCGCTACGCCCTACACCGACTTCAGCGCACTTAAAGTCGATGCACAACGAGCGGCTTTTCTGGCTGCCTCCCCCACCACCACTACCGTTCTGGTTCAATACGACCTCACTTCCGGGGCTTTGGAAATCCTGCGCTCCGCCAGTAGTGTGACACTCGACCCAGCCTACCTCTCGCTTCCTCAGCCGCTTGAATTCCCGACCACCCAGCAGCGCACAGCCTATGCCTTTTACTATCCGCCCTACAACCGCGACTATACCCCTCTATCCGATGAACGCCCACCGCTGTTGGTGCTGAGTCATGGCGGGCCGACCAGTGCCACGCAAGGAACGCTAAACCTCAAGATCCAGTTCTGGACCAGCCGGGGTTTTGCCGTGGTGGATGTAAACTATGGCGGCAGCACGGGCTATGGGCGGGCTTATCGGGAGCGTTTAGCGGGCCAGTGGGGGGTGGTGGATGTGGACGATTGCCTCCATGCTGCGCAGTATTTGGTAGAACAGGGGTGGGCAGACCCCAAGCGGGCGGCCATTCGGGGCGGGAGTGCCGGGGGCTATACCACGCTCTCAGCGCTGACCTTCCGGGATTTTTTCCGGGCGGGAGCCAGCTACTATGGCGTCAGTGACCTGGAAGCCTTAGCTCAGGACACCCACAAATTTGAATCCCGTTATCTAGACCGTCTGATTGGCCCGTACCCAGCCAGCAAGGAGCGCTATAGAGCCCGCTCCCCGGTCCACTTCTGCGCAGCGCTCAACTGTCCGGTCATTTTTTTTCAGGGGCTCGAGGACAAAGTCGTCCCCCCCAATCAAGCAGAAGTGATGGTCGCTGCCTTAAGCGCTAAAGGGGTCCCGGTTGCCTATGTGCCCTTTGCCGCAGAACAGCATGGGTTTCGCCAAGCTAGCAATATCAAGCGCAGTCTAGAGGCGGAACTCTATTTTTACAGCCAGGTTTTTCACTTCCCCCTCACGGAGCCTGTGGAGCCTGTGCTGATTATGAATTTATAG
- a CDS encoding UDP-N-acetylmuramoyl-tripeptide--D-alanyl-D-alanine ligase, with protein MSIPLREVLTWVRGTWVGPEPTRDQFTGVSTDSRSLQPGALFVPLVGEHFDGHDYLAQALCRGAGAVLSHVETAHPHIRVTDTLAAYQALAQGWRERFALPVIGVTGSAGKTTTKELIAHVLGPTTLKSPANENNDIGVARTLLALAAHHQAVVVEMAMRGPGEILRLARMARPTIAVITHIGTAHIGRLGSQEAIARAKCELLMELDPEGVAVLNGEDALLLKTARAVWSGRTVTYQLGPEDTGETLLWRDQTYPLPLPGRHNALNFLAALTVAEVLGVSVGPQDLGRLELPGGRARVRTLPGGIHLIDETYNASPEAVLATLDWLGAQQGRRIAVLGAMGELGDFALELHRRVGERVAALKLDRLFILGAAPEMLALAEAAYPVPIARCLTLEELAEALKDGLQHGDRVLFKASRAVGLEQVFPLLMPVS; from the coding sequence ATGAGCATCCCCCTGCGCGAAGTGCTCACCTGGGTCCGGGGAACCTGGGTCGGACCCGAGCCCACACGCGACCAATTCACAGGCGTGAGTACGGACTCGCGCAGCCTCCAGCCTGGAGCGTTGTTTGTTCCTTTGGTCGGGGAGCACTTTGACGGTCATGACTACCTCGCGCAGGCACTGTGTCGGGGAGCGGGGGCTGTTTTATCGCATGTGGAAACTGCGCACCCCCACATCCGGGTGACCGATACCCTGGCGGCCTATCAAGCGCTGGCTCAGGGCTGGCGGGAACGCTTTGCTCTGCCGGTCATCGGGGTGACCGGTTCTGCCGGAAAAACCACCACCAAAGAACTGATTGCGCATGTCCTCGGGCCGACTACGCTCAAATCCCCCGCCAATGAAAATAACGACATCGGCGTGGCGCGGACCCTGCTTGCCTTAGCTGCGCACCATCAAGCTGTGGTCGTCGAGATGGCGATGCGCGGGCCGGGGGAGATCCTGCGGCTCGCGCGGATGGCTCGCCCGACTATTGCGGTCATCACTCATATCGGCACAGCCCACATCGGTCGGCTGGGCTCTCAAGAAGCTATCGCCCGCGCTAAGTGCGAGCTCTTGATGGAACTGGACCCAGAGGGCGTGGCTGTTCTCAATGGCGAAGATGCCTTGCTGCTGAAGACCGCTCGGGCTGTCTGGTCGGGCCGGACAGTGACCTATCAGTTGGGGCCTGAAGATACGGGCGAAACCCTACTCTGGCGGGACCAAACCTATCCCCTGCCCCTGCCCGGTCGCCACAACGCGCTCAATTTCCTGGCTGCCCTCACGGTGGCAGAAGTCTTGGGCGTGTCAGTAGGGCCTCAAGATCTGGGGCGGCTCGAACTACCCGGAGGACGGGCGCGGGTACGGACCTTGCCCGGAGGGATTCACCTCATCGACGAGACCTACAATGCCTCCCCGGAAGCGGTCCTGGCGACGCTCGATTGGCTAGGGGCGCAGCAGGGACGCCGGATTGCGGTCCTTGGTGCAATGGGCGAGTTGGGGGACTTCGCCCTAGAACTCCATCGGCGGGTCGGTGAACGGGTAGCTGCCCTCAAGTTGGACCGGCTTTTTATCCTGGGAGCCGCTCCTGAAATGTTGGCTTTAGCCGAAGCTGCCTATCCGGTGCCCATTGCCCGGTGCCTGACTTTAGAAGAACTGGCTGAGGCTCTGAAGGATGGCCTTCAGCACGGGGACCGGGTTTTATTTAAAGCGTCGCGGGCGGTGGGCTTGGAGCAGGTTTTCCCTTTGCTCATGCCCGTGTCCTGA
- a CDS encoding glutathione S-transferase family protein, with product MLKLHGMPSTRSNIVRWYLEELGVPFEFVLVDLKAGAHRQPEYRAIHPMGQVPALSEGEFKLWESGAILLYLADRFEQMPATPEKRAEIYQWVLFGNATLASALFTEAQQETVVPRLLAPLNQLFAAQPFLLGETFSVADVAVGSVIVFALFFKVDLSAYPEVVNYAQRLTQRPAFQKSAATT from the coding sequence ATGTTAAAGCTACATGGTATGCCCAGTACCCGAAGCAATATTGTGCGGTGGTACCTGGAAGAACTGGGCGTCCCCTTCGAATTCGTGCTTGTTGATCTGAAAGCCGGTGCGCATCGTCAGCCTGAATATCGAGCCATCCATCCTATGGGTCAAGTCCCAGCCTTGAGCGAGGGCGAATTTAAACTCTGGGAGTCAGGAGCCATTCTCCTCTATCTCGCGGACCGCTTTGAGCAAATGCCCGCCACCCCCGAAAAACGCGCCGAGATCTACCAATGGGTCCTCTTCGGCAACGCCACGCTCGCGTCAGCACTTTTTACAGAGGCGCAGCAAGAAACCGTCGTGCCCCGCTTGCTTGCCCCGCTCAACCAGCTTTTCGCCGCCCAGCCCTTTCTTCTGGGAGAGACCTTTTCGGTGGCAGACGTGGCGGTGGGGTCGGTGATTGTCTTTGCGCTGTTCTTTAAAGTAGACCTGAGCGCCTATCCTGAGGTCGTGAACTACGCCCAACGCTTGACCCAACGTCCGGCTTTCCAGAAAAGTGCTGCTACTACCTGA
- the gor gene encoding glutathione-disulfide reductase: protein MAFDYDLFVIGAGSGGLASSKRAASYGARVAVAEHDLVGGTCVIRGCIPKKLMVYAAHFGEYFEDAVGYGWDPVKPNFSWQKLIAAKDAEILRLNQLHTKWLKDAGVHLFPQRATLVDAHTIAVGTERVTAEKILIAVGGEAIRPEAIPGIEHTLTSRELFHLPQQPERLAILGAGYIAVEFAGIMNGLGSQVVQLVRGDNILRGFDEDVRNTVYDGMTDHGIDIRLITRLEKIEPVADGLSLTLKDMEQPVVVDAILCATGRAPQVAGLGLEQVGVELTLMGAVKVNEFSQTTVEHIFAVGDCTDRANLTPVAIAEGRAFADTEFGGKPKAISYDLIPTSVFSQPEVGTVGLSETVAAAHYGHDEIVCYKAKFRPLYHTLSGRTDKTLVKLVVHQPTDKILGAHMVGPSAAEVIQGIAIALTMGATKKDFDNTMGIHPTAAEEFVTLR, encoded by the coding sequence ATGGCCTTTGACTACGACCTCTTTGTAATCGGTGCGGGCTCTGGTGGCCTCGCTTCCTCCAAGCGAGCCGCTTCCTACGGAGCCAGAGTCGCTGTTGCCGAGCATGATTTGGTCGGGGGGACCTGTGTGATCCGCGGCTGTATCCCCAAAAAATTAATGGTCTACGCCGCTCACTTTGGGGAGTACTTCGAAGATGCCGTAGGCTATGGCTGGGACCCGGTAAAGCCGAACTTTAGCTGGCAGAAGCTGATTGCCGCTAAGGATGCAGAGATCTTGCGCCTCAACCAACTCCATACCAAATGGCTCAAGGACGCAGGAGTACATCTGTTTCCACAACGGGCAACCTTGGTTGATGCTCATACCATCGCCGTCGGCACAGAGCGCGTGACCGCCGAAAAGATCCTCATCGCCGTCGGCGGGGAGGCCATCCGACCGGAGGCTATTCCCGGCATCGAGCACACCCTCACCTCGCGGGAGCTATTTCACCTGCCCCAACAACCGGAGCGTCTCGCCATCTTAGGCGCGGGCTACATCGCGGTGGAATTTGCCGGGATTATGAACGGACTTGGCTCCCAAGTGGTGCAGTTGGTGCGCGGGGACAATATCCTGCGCGGCTTTGACGAAGATGTGCGCAACACGGTCTATGACGGCATGACGGACCATGGCATCGATATTCGCCTCATCACCCGGCTCGAAAAAATCGAGCCGGTGGCGGATGGCCTGAGCTTAACCCTCAAGGATATGGAGCAGCCTGTGGTCGTGGATGCGATCCTGTGCGCCACGGGGCGCGCGCCGCAAGTGGCGGGATTGGGGCTCGAACAAGTCGGCGTCGAACTGACCCTCATGGGTGCCGTCAAGGTCAATGAGTTTAGCCAGACCACCGTCGAGCATATCTTTGCGGTGGGCGACTGCACCGACCGCGCCAACCTCACCCCTGTCGCTATCGCCGAAGGGCGGGCTTTTGCAGACACCGAATTTGGGGGCAAACCCAAAGCAATCAGCTACGACTTGATTCCCACCTCTGTCTTCTCTCAGCCTGAAGTCGGGACTGTGGGCTTATCGGAGACGGTCGCCGCCGCCCACTACGGCCACGACGAAATCGTCTGTTATAAGGCCAAATTCCGGCCTTTATACCACACGCTGAGTGGTCGCACGGATAAGACCCTGGTCAAGTTGGTGGTCCATCAGCCCACCGATAAAATCCTGGGGGCACACATGGTAGGTCCGAGTGCAGCGGAAGTGATCCAAGGCATCGCCATCGCTCTGACCATGGGAGCCACAAAAAAAGATTTCGACAACACGATGGGTATCCACCCCACCGCTGCGGAGGAGTTTGTCACCCTGCGTTAG
- the cynS gene encoding cyanase, with protein MAQFEITDLLLKAKRDRKLTYTQLGQALGRDKVWVAALVYGQARASQDEAEKLLNLLDLDTDLAEFLTDFPLKGSLVETVPTDPLIYRFFEVMQVYGMPMKDVIQEEFGDGIMSAIDFTLTIDKVEDPKGDRVKVTYEGKFLSYKKW; from the coding sequence ATGGCTCAGTTTGAAATCACCGATCTGCTGCTCAAGGCAAAACGCGACCGGAAGCTCACTTATACCCAATTGGGCCAAGCCTTGGGGCGCGATAAAGTTTGGGTAGCTGCCCTCGTCTATGGTCAGGCCCGAGCCTCCCAAGATGAAGCGGAGAAACTGCTCAACCTACTCGATCTCGACACCGATTTGGCTGAATTCTTGACCGATTTCCCGCTCAAGGGCTCTTTGGTGGAGACCGTCCCCACCGACCCTTTGATCTACCGCTTCTTCGAGGTTATGCAGGTCTATGGGATGCCGATGAAGGACGTGATCCAGGAAGAATTCGGGGATGGCATCATGAGCGCCATCGATTTCACCTTGACCATCGATAAGGTCGAAGACCCCAAAGGTGACCGGGTGAAGGTCACCTACGAGGGCAAATTCCTCTCCTACAAGAAGTGGTGA
- the murD gene encoding UDP-N-acetylmuramoyl-L-alanine--D-glutamate ligase: MQLAAVIGLGLSGQAAALLLRASGWSVAVWDSADTPTLRQKATLLQEKGIDVYLGQPFIPDPRYQQVVVSPGVPWGAPFLVEARRLGLTVQGEVGLAWESLQEVPWIAVTGTNGKTTTTALIAAIWKQAGWVAPVCGNIGRPIADVALDYLTNRARLDWVVAELSSFQIEQSPQIQPQIALWTTFSPDHLNRHGTLENYSAIKASLLDHAHQPILNGDDPHVKSLHARWPHALWTSTTDRAAPIHSHEGQVWIEGEPILPVSQIQLPGQHNVQNVLMAVAAAHAAGIAPAMIAQGIREFPGVPHRLECLGLVEGVAFINDSKATNYEASTVGLAAMTAPVILLAGGQMKQGDPQIWLEHISRLTLGVVLYGSAAPRFAQFLVQFGYNAFQVCGTLEEAVPLAWRWAVASKAPCVLLSPACASYDQFANFEARGDRFRQIFEQLGSRG, translated from the coding sequence ATGCAACTGGCAGCGGTAATCGGATTGGGACTATCGGGACAGGCTGCGGCGCTACTGCTGCGGGCTTCAGGTTGGTCGGTTGCGGTCTGGGACAGTGCAGACACCCCCACGCTGCGGCAAAAAGCAACCCTGCTCCAAGAAAAAGGGATCGACGTTTACCTGGGGCAACCCTTTATCCCTGATCCCCGTTACCAGCAAGTGGTCGTGAGCCCCGGCGTACCCTGGGGTGCGCCTTTTCTGGTAGAAGCTCGCCGTCTGGGGCTCACCGTCCAAGGCGAAGTGGGATTGGCCTGGGAATCGCTTCAGGAGGTGCCCTGGATCGCCGTCACGGGCACCAACGGAAAGACCACGACCACTGCACTCATCGCGGCAATCTGGAAGCAGGCGGGTTGGGTCGCTCCGGTCTGCGGCAATATTGGTCGCCCTATTGCCGATGTGGCGCTGGACTATCTGACAAACCGTGCTCGCTTGGACTGGGTGGTGGCGGAGTTGAGCAGCTTTCAGATCGAGCAGAGCCCGCAAATCCAGCCCCAGATTGCTCTGTGGACCACGTTTAGCCCCGACCACCTCAACCGCCACGGCACCCTCGAAAACTATAGCGCCATCAAAGCGAGTCTTTTGGACCACGCCCACCAGCCGATTCTCAATGGCGATGACCCCCATGTCAAAAGCCTCCACGCCCGCTGGCCCCATGCGCTCTGGACTTCGACGACGGACCGCGCGGCACCCATCCATAGCCATGAAGGGCAAGTTTGGATCGAAGGCGAGCCCATCCTGCCGGTGAGTCAGATCCAGCTACCTGGTCAGCACAATGTCCAGAATGTCCTGATGGCAGTGGCTGCCGCTCATGCCGCTGGGATTGCTCCAGCAATGATTGCTCAGGGCATCCGCGAATTTCCGGGGGTGCCCCACCGCCTGGAGTGCTTAGGGCTGGTCGAGGGCGTAGCGTTTATCAACGACAGCAAAGCTACTAACTATGAAGCCTCCACGGTGGGTCTTGCTGCAATGACCGCTCCGGTCATCCTTCTGGCGGGCGGACAAATGAAGCAGGGCGACCCTCAGATCTGGCTGGAACATATCAGCCGTTTGACCCTAGGTGTAGTGCTCTATGGCAGTGCGGCCCCCAGATTTGCCCAGTTTCTCGTGCAATTTGGGTATAATGCCTTCCAGGTCTGTGGGACACTTGAGGAAGCTGTACCCCTGGCTTGGCGCTGGGCCGTCGCTAGCAAAGCCCCCTGTGTCCTCCTCTCACCCGCCTGTGCAAGCTATGACCAATTCGCCAACTTCGAAGCCCGAGGAGACCGTTTCCGTCAGATATTTGAGCAGTTGGGCTCCCGAGGCTAA